Proteins encoded within one genomic window of Cyanobacteriota bacterium:
- a CDS encoding UbiD family decarboxylase — protein sequence MARDLRSFIKLLEQRGQLRRVKALVDPNLEIAEIADRLLRSGGPGLLFENVKGSTYPVAVNLLGTVERVCWAMNMEHPDELEALGKKLALLYQPRPPKKLSQAIELGSVLFDVLKAKPGIDLLPACQQVVLKGDAVDLTQLPLLRVYPGDAAPVLTLGLMITKDCETGIPNVGVYRLQLQSKTTMTVQWLSVRGATRHLRKAAERGKQLEVAVAVGVDPLVILAAATPLPVDLSEWLFAGLYSGRGIHLAKCKTLDLEVPADAELILEGTITPGETGKDGPAGDHMGYYGGVNENAPLIRFHCITHRRNPIYLTTFSGRPPKEDAMMAIALNRIYTPILRQQVPEIVDFFLPMEALSYKAAVISIDKAYPGQARRAALAFWSALPQFSYTKFVVIVDKTINVRDPRQVVWAITSKVDPARDVFILPDNPFDALDFATEKPGLGSKMGIDATTKIYPESDRPWSPPLQSDPDVAAMVTRRWAEYGLADLGLREVDPNLFGYEIKT from the coding sequence ATGGCACGGGATTTGCGCAGCTTTATCAAGTTATTAGAACAGCGGGGACAGCTACGGCGGGTTAAAGCCTTGGTTGACCCGAACTTAGAAATTGCAGAGATTGCTGATCGCCTGCTGCGATCTGGTGGCCCTGGTCTGCTGTTTGAGAACGTTAAAGGATCAACCTATCCGGTAGCCGTGAATCTGTTGGGCACGGTAGAGCGAGTCTGTTGGGCCATGAACATGGAGCACCCCGATGAGCTAGAAGCACTAGGCAAGAAACTAGCGTTGCTCTATCAACCTCGTCCCCCTAAAAAGCTGTCCCAGGCGATCGAACTCGGTAGTGTGCTATTTGACGTGCTTAAAGCCAAGCCAGGAATTGATCTGCTTCCAGCCTGTCAGCAGGTAGTGCTCAAGGGGGATGCCGTTGACCTGACCCAATTGCCCCTGTTGCGAGTGTATCCCGGTGATGCCGCACCTGTGCTGACTCTAGGACTGATGATCACCAAGGATTGCGAAACTGGGATCCCTAATGTAGGTGTGTATCGGCTGCAACTTCAGTCTAAGACAACCATGACCGTACAGTGGCTCTCTGTACGAGGCGCTACAAGGCACCTGCGCAAGGCCGCAGAACGGGGTAAGCAGTTAGAGGTTGCCGTCGCCGTAGGCGTTGACCCATTGGTAATTTTGGCAGCAGCAACTCCCTTGCCAGTGGATTTGTCGGAGTGGTTGTTTGCCGGATTATACAGTGGTCGGGGCATTCACCTAGCCAAGTGCAAAACCTTGGATTTGGAGGTGCCTGCTGATGCGGAACTGATTTTGGAAGGGACGATTACACCAGGGGAAACGGGTAAAGACGGCCCCGCTGGGGATCATATGGGCTATTACGGTGGAGTCAACGAAAACGCGCCATTGATTCGGTTTCACTGCATTACCCATCGACGCAATCCCATCTATCTCACTACCTTCAGTGGTCGTCCGCCTAAGGAAGATGCCATGATGGCGATCGCCTTAAACCGCATCTATACCCCCATCTTGCGTCAGCAAGTGCCTGAAATTGTAGATTTCTTTCTGCCTATGGAAGCACTCAGCTATAAAGCTGCTGTGATTTCGATCGACAAAGCCTATCCCGGACAGGCACGCCGTGCTGCTCTGGCATTTTGGAGCGCCTTACCCCAGTTTTCTTACACCAAGTTTGTAGTCATTGTGGATAAGACCATCAATGTCCGCGATCCCCGCCAAGTGGTATGGGCGATTACCTCTAAAGTTGACCCAGCACGGGATGTGTTCATCCTGCCAGACAACCCCTTCGATGCTCTTGATTTTGCCACTGAAAAGCCAGGACTGGGAAGCAAAATGGGCATCGATGCAACGACCAAAATCTACCCAGAGAGCGATCGGCCTTGGAGTCCTCCCCTGCAATCAGATCCTGACGTTGCGGCCATGGTCACCCGTCGTTGGGCAGAGTATGGCCTAGCTGATCTAGGTTTGAGAGAAGTGGATCCTAATCTTTTTGGCTATGAGATCAAGACTTAA